A window of Sphingobacterium sp. SRCM116780 contains these coding sequences:
- a CDS encoding PqqD family protein, translating into MKLRNDLTLRQLGDEYIIVDPSQDMIDMSKVFTLNQSAAFLWEELQGKDFFLGDVVALILDNYEVSQEIAEHDAKQLITSFQEQGLLNVV; encoded by the coding sequence ATGAAATTAAGAAATGATTTGACATTACGTCAACTTGGAGATGAATATATCATTGTGGATCCAAGTCAGGATATGATTGATATGTCAAAAGTATTTACGCTCAACCAATCGGCTGCTTTCCTATGGGAAGAATTGCAAGGAAAAGATTTTTTTCTGGGGGATGTTGTTGCATTAATTTTGGACAATTATGAAGTCAGTCAGGAAATAGCTGAGCATGATGCCAAGCAATTAATTACTAGTTTCCAAGAACAAGGTTTATTGAATGTTGTTTAA
- a CDS encoding GumC family protein codes for MNNLTQNEKINKVGDDKIVNILDVFKYLLFHWKWFALSILIFGGYYWYQYNKTSFSYSRTETVMIKTQLNTPTSATITKSSSFYNMVNVASEILQLKSKELMRQTVDSLDADMSYIVHKGLRDHELYKDSPIQLHFHNLKANDNKVVEATIISANQVKLEGTDRLGDEKEVTINFNQQVNTPFGLLTVTKNPTFAPSNIGEELKISKVSREAMTGSILSRLTITQMEDDASLLQISLEDANPQRAADIITAMIVVYNKYSVQDKNQIAVNTAEFIKSRINIISNELGDVESNIEQLKSSNQGIDISTAGEMYVADSRQFETDRNTIETEVKLAEMMRSYLTNDKKETLIPNNTGLVESSIESQIQEYNTTLLRRNRLVEGSSTENPIVKDLDQALDAMRMNIRRAVDNTIAGLKIKRNNAQTAENKARSKTMEIPEKQRVMLSVERQQKVKEELYLYLLNKREENAINQAMTDDNIKIIDPASGSDAPVAPVKIKKMMMGVGVGFVVPAVILLLMLILDTGIKHRKDIEDGLSAPFLGEIPLAHSKKSKEEITGNVLVSENGRDPVTEAFRILRTNISFMARGGQPPQVISFTSAHIGAGKTFSVTNLATTLSFLGKKVLMLDLDLRKGTLSSKFNIPTKKGMTHYLSDASLSLDEVIYKTGIGKDVDIVPIGAVAPNPVELLLSNRLEEIIKELRTRYDYIVVDSVPVEIIADAYISNRISDLTIFVLRSGRMDKRQLPEIERIYQDKRLINMAVVLNGLRLDSKGYGYGYGYGYGYGYGYEIKTETNPIKKWFKKLF; via the coding sequence ATGAACAACCTCACTCAAAATGAAAAAATAAACAAAGTTGGTGACGATAAAATAGTCAATATCCTAGATGTATTCAAGTACCTGCTGTTTCATTGGAAATGGTTTGCACTTTCCATCCTTATATTCGGCGGTTACTATTGGTATCAATACAATAAAACTTCGTTTTCCTATAGTCGTACAGAAACGGTTATGATTAAGACACAATTGAATACACCTACATCTGCAACGATCACAAAATCTAGTTCTTTTTACAATATGGTCAATGTAGCCAGCGAAATTTTACAATTAAAATCGAAGGAATTGATGCGCCAGACAGTTGATAGCTTGGATGCAGATATGAGCTATATTGTTCATAAAGGATTACGTGATCATGAGCTGTACAAAGACAGTCCTATTCAGTTACATTTTCATAATCTTAAGGCAAATGACAATAAAGTAGTAGAGGCTACAATTATCAGTGCAAATCAAGTTAAATTAGAAGGAACAGATAGGTTGGGGGATGAAAAAGAAGTCACAATTAATTTCAACCAACAAGTGAATACCCCATTTGGTTTATTAACGGTAACGAAGAACCCAACGTTTGCGCCAAGTAATATTGGGGAAGAGTTGAAAATCTCAAAAGTTTCCAGAGAAGCAATGACAGGTTCTATTTTAAGTAGATTGACCATTACTCAAATGGAAGATGATGCTTCATTGCTTCAAATCAGCTTAGAAGATGCTAATCCGCAACGTGCGGCAGATATCATCACGGCCATGATTGTTGTTTACAACAAATATAGTGTTCAGGATAAAAATCAAATTGCCGTCAATACAGCAGAATTTATTAAATCGCGTATTAACATCATCAGCAATGAACTGGGTGATGTGGAAAGCAATATCGAACAGTTAAAATCATCGAATCAAGGGATCGATATCAGTACTGCTGGTGAGATGTATGTAGCTGATAGTCGTCAATTTGAGACTGACCGAAATACAATTGAGACCGAAGTCAAGTTGGCAGAGATGATGCGTAGTTACTTGACAAATGATAAAAAGGAAACATTAATTCCCAATAATACAGGATTAGTAGAATCAAGTATTGAAAGTCAAATCCAAGAATATAATACAACACTTCTTCGCAGAAATCGATTAGTAGAAGGAAGCAGTACAGAAAATCCTATTGTTAAGGACTTAGATCAGGCACTCGATGCCATGCGTATGAATATTCGTCGTGCTGTGGACAACACCATTGCTGGTTTAAAAATCAAGCGAAATAATGCACAGACAGCAGAAAACAAAGCTCGTAGCAAAACTATGGAGATTCCAGAGAAGCAACGGGTAATGTTATCGGTAGAACGTCAACAAAAGGTAAAAGAAGAACTCTACTTGTATCTGTTAAACAAACGCGAAGAAAATGCCATCAATCAAGCGATGACGGATGATAACATCAAGATTATTGACCCTGCTTCGGGATCCGATGCTCCCGTCGCTCCAGTCAAAATAAAAAAGATGATGATGGGGGTAGGTGTCGGTTTTGTAGTACCCGCAGTTATTCTCTTATTAATGTTGATCTTGGATACGGGTATTAAACATCGCAAAGATATTGAAGACGGACTCTCTGCTCCATTCTTAGGTGAAATACCTTTAGCACATTCTAAAAAATCAAAAGAAGAAATTACTGGAAATGTGTTGGTGAGTGAAAATGGTCGTGATCCTGTAACCGAAGCATTCCGCATCTTACGAACCAATATCTCCTTTATGGCGCGAGGCGGACAACCTCCACAAGTAATATCTTTTACTTCCGCACATATTGGTGCTGGTAAAACATTTAGCGTAACTAACCTCGCAACAACGCTCTCATTTTTAGGAAAGAAAGTATTGATGTTGGACTTGGATTTACGTAAAGGAACACTGAGTTCTAAATTCAATATTCCGACAAAAAAAGGAATGACGCATTACTTATCCGATGCCTCATTATCACTTGACGAGGTCATTTATAAAACGGGAATAGGAAAAGATGTAGATATTGTTCCAATTGGTGCGGTAGCTCCAAATCCTGTTGAATTATTATTGAGTAATCGCCTAGAGGAGATTATTAAAGAGTTGCGTACACGTTATGATTATATTGTGGTGGATAGCGTACCTGTTGAGATCATCGCAGATGCCTATATCTCTAATCGTATTTCTGATCTGACTATATTTGTACTACGTTCGGGTCGTATGGACAAACGTCAATTACCGGAAATAGAACGCATTTATCAAGATAAAAGATTAATCAATATGGCTGTTGTATTAAACGGTCTTCGATTAGACTCTAAAGGATATGGTTACGGATATGGCTACGGTTATGGTTATGGTTATGGTTATGAAATTAAAACTGAAACCAATCCGATCAAAAAATGGTTTAAAAAATTATTTTAA
- a CDS encoding ABC transporter ATP-binding protein has translation MQNIVQHWKWSLAISKPYQIELLLFFVLELIGIVLSLLFILWSKEAIDFAVHGTSDQMKRTIVLAIVSILVGLLLHQYAEWLNERTRINMLIDLQNGLIKQQMLSTWQFIKNWHTGDIQVRIHSDCNEIVQMLGYSIPSFFLITIRLFASFGFLWLMDPMLALLILAISPLFIFTKIYFRKFRKLNQELKKAESNFGHVVQENLRFRSSIRALNLQSLRWKKLENSQSMLVSLKTKVLNFSTLSQSIMRFTMNAGFLITLTWGIYRLHTGEISFGTMSAFLQLVSRIQSPIILLMGFVPAFVRYRTSADRLQEIMEIDIEPEVDAEIIPQPIRIDLEQVRFRYDDKFVLDKLNISFEAGKPTAIIGSSGKGKTTLIRLLLALLKPDEGDIWIHTATHKIALSNAHRENFAYVPQGDKLFTGTIRENLQIGKIHFTEDQLHEALYTACAEFVYSLPDGLDTEIGESGYGLSEGQAQRIAVARALLRNSSIWLFDEVTSALDPDTSTQMIARLMEAGKDKLLVFVTHDLKLANQCKKTIYIS, from the coding sequence TTGCAAAACATCGTACAACATTGGAAATGGTCTTTAGCCATTAGTAAACCTTACCAAATAGAACTCCTGCTTTTTTTTGTGTTGGAGTTGATTGGTATTGTTCTTTCTTTGTTGTTTATTCTTTGGTCTAAAGAAGCCATTGATTTTGCTGTACATGGCACCTCTGATCAGATGAAAAGAACTATTGTATTGGCTATTGTCAGTATACTTGTTGGATTGCTTCTCCATCAATATGCAGAGTGGTTGAATGAACGAACACGAATCAACATGTTGATAGATTTACAAAACGGATTGATCAAACAACAGATGTTATCGACATGGCAATTTATTAAAAATTGGCATACAGGTGATATTCAAGTTCGAATCCATTCAGACTGTAATGAAATCGTGCAGATGCTCGGTTATTCCATTCCATCTTTTTTCCTGATTACCATTCGTTTATTTGCCTCATTTGGATTTCTGTGGTTAATGGATCCCATGTTAGCCTTATTAATTTTAGCAATATCTCCTTTATTTATCTTTACCAAGATTTATTTTAGAAAATTCAGAAAGCTTAATCAAGAACTGAAGAAAGCCGAAAGTAATTTTGGTCATGTGGTACAGGAGAACTTGCGATTTCGATCATCTATTCGCGCATTGAACCTACAATCCTTACGTTGGAAAAAATTAGAGAATAGTCAATCCATGCTCGTTTCTTTAAAAACAAAAGTCTTAAATTTTTCCACATTATCGCAAAGCATCATGCGATTCACAATGAATGCGGGATTTTTGATTACCTTGACTTGGGGTATCTACCGATTACATACAGGAGAAATATCTTTTGGAACAATGTCTGCTTTTTTACAGTTAGTAAGTCGTATCCAAAGTCCAATTATCTTATTGATGGGTTTTGTCCCAGCTTTTGTTCGCTACCGTACATCGGCAGATCGCTTACAAGAAATCATGGAAATTGACATTGAACCAGAAGTTGATGCTGAAATTATACCACAACCCATTCGCATCGATCTGGAACAGGTTCGTTTTCGTTACGATGATAAATTTGTGCTTGACAAATTAAATATCAGCTTTGAAGCAGGGAAACCTACAGCCATCATCGGATCAAGCGGTAAAGGAAAAACAACTTTGATCCGCTTATTATTAGCTTTATTGAAACCCGATGAAGGAGATATTTGGATTCATACAGCAACACACAAAATTGCTTTATCCAATGCGCATCGTGAAAATTTTGCATACGTGCCGCAAGGCGATAAATTGTTTACGGGAACAATACGTGAAAATTTACAGATTGGAAAGATTCATTTCACTGAAGATCAACTTCATGAAGCCTTATATACTGCTTGTGCGGAATTTGTATATTCTCTTCCTGATGGATTGGACACCGAGATTGGAGAATCGGGTTATGGTCTATCGGAGGGTCAAGCGCAGCGTATTGCTGTGGCAAGAGCTTTACTTCGGAATTCTTCTATCTGGTTATTTGATGAAGTAACGTCAGCATTAGATCCAGACACCAGTACACAAATGATTGCCAGACTGATGGAAGCTGGAAAAGATAAATTATTGGTATTTGTTACACATGATTTGAAATTGGCAAATCAATGTAAAAAAACCATTTATATTTCATAA
- a CDS encoding glycosyltransferase: MKILQLGKFYPIRGGVEKVMYDLLLGLSEAGVHCDMLCASTEDYPADTIQINPNGKLIVVPTQIKLAATMLAPAMITTLRKIAKEYDIIHIHHPDPMATLALFLSGYKGKVVLHWHSDILKQKNLLKVYKPLQSWLIKRAQLIVGTTPVYVHESDFLQHVQYKIDHIPIGVLPIQSNTDQVQILKERYKNKKMIFSLGRLVEYKGYEYLIKAAQELSPDYQIVIGGKGPLMESLNQLIIDLGVQDRVTLLGFVSDEDVANYFEASDAFCLSSIMKTEAFAIVQIEAMSCGKPIISAHIPGSGVSWVNQDQQSGLVVDSCDAHALAVAIKQLFTDKSLYQTLSEGSRQRFEQYFTRKAMVEKSLQLYKKILEIN; this comes from the coding sequence ATGAAAATCTTACAATTAGGTAAATTTTACCCTATCCGAGGTGGTGTTGAAAAAGTCATGTACGACCTACTATTGGGGTTATCCGAGGCAGGCGTGCACTGTGATATGTTATGTGCTTCTACCGAAGATTATCCTGCTGATACCATACAGATTAATCCAAATGGAAAGCTCATCGTGGTTCCTACGCAAATTAAACTGGCAGCAACGATGCTGGCTCCTGCGATGATTACTACCCTACGTAAAATTGCCAAAGAATATGATATTATTCATATTCATCATCCTGACCCTATGGCCACATTAGCGCTTTTCCTGTCTGGATACAAAGGTAAAGTAGTCTTGCATTGGCATAGTGATATTCTTAAACAGAAAAATTTATTAAAAGTATACAAACCCTTACAAAGTTGGCTGATTAAACGCGCTCAGCTGATCGTTGGTACAACGCCTGTTTATGTACATGAGTCCGATTTTCTTCAACACGTCCAATATAAGATTGATCATATCCCGATCGGGGTACTTCCTATTCAGTCAAATACTGATCAAGTGCAGATCCTCAAAGAAAGATACAAAAATAAAAAAATGATTTTTTCTTTGGGTAGATTAGTGGAATATAAAGGTTATGAATATTTAATCAAAGCAGCGCAGGAGCTCAGTCCAGATTATCAGATTGTCATTGGCGGAAAAGGACCTTTAATGGAATCGCTTAACCAATTAATCATCGATTTAGGGGTACAAGATCGGGTAACATTATTGGGTTTTGTATCGGATGAAGATGTCGCCAACTACTTTGAAGCATCCGATGCTTTCTGCTTAAGTTCGATTATGAAGACCGAAGCTTTTGCCATTGTACAGATTGAGGCAATGTCTTGTGGAAAACCCATTATTTCTGCTCATATTCCAGGTTCTGGAGTTAGTTGGGTAAATCAAGATCAGCAATCTGGTTTAGTGGTCGATAGTTGTGATGCTCATGCTCTTGCTGTTGCCATAAAACAATTATTTACAGACAAATCGTTGTATCAAACCTTATCTGAGGGAAGTAGACAACGTTTTGAACAATATTTTACACGGAAGGCGATGGTGGAGAAAAGTTTACAATTATATAAGAAAATTTTAGAAATCAACTAA
- a CDS encoding polysaccharide biosynthesis/export family protein → MNKIIVGFFLISIVLISSCKTTKTILVKDMEADVAYQVKDIKPLEIQKGDRLSISISSKNPELAIPFNEGIGSYQVNNQGAIESAGTNATSTIGRGYLVSQSGRIDFPILGELQVMGMTLEDMKSYIQNQLIDKKYISDPIVKVELLNLKINVMGEVASVGTLDVPDGQMNLLEALSKAGGITRNAAADKVVVIREENGQRKMIVNNIESKEIFDSPVYHLKQNDIVYVTPKAAQLDSKQDLTFRYVSLGMGFVSVLLSVFTLIK, encoded by the coding sequence ATGAATAAAATTATAGTAGGATTCTTTCTGATTAGCATAGTGCTAATCTCATCCTGTAAAACAACCAAGACTATCCTAGTCAAAGATATGGAGGCCGACGTGGCTTATCAAGTGAAAGACATCAAGCCTTTGGAAATCCAGAAAGGTGATCGCTTGAGCATCAGCATAAGCTCCAAAAACCCCGAATTGGCAATCCCTTTTAATGAAGGTATTGGCTCGTATCAAGTCAACAATCAAGGTGCGATCGAATCTGCGGGAACGAACGCAACCAGCACAATAGGAAGAGGTTATTTGGTCAGTCAGAGCGGCCGTATTGATTTTCCAATATTGGGTGAATTACAGGTGATGGGAATGACTTTAGAAGATATGAAAAGCTATATCCAAAATCAATTGATCGACAAAAAATACATCAGTGATCCCATTGTGAAAGTGGAGTTATTAAACTTAAAAATCAATGTGATGGGTGAGGTTGCTAGTGTGGGAACTCTTGATGTTCCCGATGGACAAATGAATCTGCTAGAAGCACTTTCTAAGGCTGGTGGTATCACAAGAAATGCAGCTGCGGATAAAGTGGTTGTGATCCGGGAAGAAAATGGGCAACGAAAGATGATCGTTAATAATATCGAATCCAAGGAAATCTTTGACTCTCCTGTTTATCATTTGAAACAAAATGATATTGTTTATGTCACGCCAAAAGCGGCACAACTAGACTCAAAACAAGACCTAACATTCCGCTATGTATCGTTAGGAATGGGTTTTGTATCAGTTCTATTATCTGTATTTACTTTAATAAAATAA
- a CDS encoding glycosyltransferase family 4 protein, whose protein sequence is MKTIVISAVNLIEAGTLAILKDCLKFLSQFNVQHEYRIVAIVYKKELVDFPNIEYIETQWPKKRWINRLWYEYVSMKKISKDLGHIDLWFSLHDTTPTVIAEKRAVYCHNSFSFYKWSIRDLFFAPKIALFAIFTKYIYKTNIRKNDFLVVQQEWFRKGMSTMFNIPSSKIIVAPPAKAKVDENTATLPLTASYSFLFAGSPNSHKNFEIICQAVEILTTKFDMHNFDVYITVKGNENKYAKWLYKRWGTQFKNIHFIGFISKQELYGYYEKCHCLIFPSKVETWGLPISEFAAYHKPMLLADLPYTKETAGDSAQVAFFNPNDANQLANDMKQLIEGNTKILTPVPKTNIAAPISHSWDALFQILLASNSSTK, encoded by the coding sequence ATGAAAACGATTGTTATTTCTGCAGTCAACCTCATCGAAGCAGGGACCTTAGCAATCTTGAAAGATTGTCTAAAATTCTTATCTCAGTTTAATGTACAACATGAATATCGTATTGTCGCTATTGTCTATAAAAAAGAATTAGTTGACTTTCCAAATATCGAATATATCGAAACACAATGGCCTAAAAAACGCTGGATTAATCGTCTTTGGTATGAATATGTCTCAATGAAGAAAATATCCAAAGATTTGGGACACATTGACCTTTGGTTTTCGTTGCATGATACAACACCAACAGTAATTGCTGAAAAAAGAGCCGTATATTGTCATAATTCTTTTTCTTTCTATAAATGGTCCATTCGCGATCTTTTTTTTGCACCCAAAATTGCACTCTTTGCTATTTTTACAAAATATATTTATAAAACAAATATTCGAAAAAATGACTTCTTGGTCGTGCAACAAGAATGGTTCCGAAAAGGAATGAGCACGATGTTTAACATTCCCTCTTCTAAAATCATTGTTGCCCCACCGGCTAAAGCTAAGGTGGATGAAAACACCGCTACTCTACCATTGACAGCATCTTACTCATTTCTATTTGCAGGTTCTCCCAATAGCCACAAGAATTTTGAAATTATTTGTCAGGCCGTGGAGATCTTAACAACCAAATTTGATATGCATAACTTTGATGTTTATATCACAGTAAAAGGGAATGAAAATAAATACGCGAAATGGTTATACAAGCGTTGGGGAACACAATTTAAAAACATACATTTTATCGGTTTTATAAGCAAGCAAGAATTATATGGTTACTACGAAAAGTGTCATTGTTTAATCTTTCCTTCTAAGGTAGAAACTTGGGGACTTCCCATTTCAGAATTTGCGGCTTATCATAAACCCATGTTATTGGCAGACCTGCCTTATACCAAGGAAACTGCAGGAGACAGTGCACAAGTTGCCTTCTTTAATCCAAATGATGCCAATCAATTGGCGAATGATATGAAACAGCTAATTGAAGGAAACACAAAAATCCTGACACCAGTTCCTAAAACGAATATTGCAGCACCCATATCACATAGTTGGGATGCACTATTTCAAATTTTACTCGCATCTAACTCCTCCACAAAATGA
- a CDS encoding S24/S26 family peptidase, whose protein sequence is MNRLNKAVITIPNAIFFESIMEILALGKTAKFNLRGHSMRPFLHENDQIILISIDLQKLKRGQIALARYQNNYVLHRVVHIRENTVWLAGDGNVAQLEKIPVEDLIAGIQKVYRGKQEIHVTSRFQELKGLVWYYLRPIRYVVKKLFGTKL, encoded by the coding sequence ATGAACAGATTAAATAAAGCCGTTATTACAATACCTAATGCCATATTTTTTGAATCGATTATGGAAATACTAGCATTAGGGAAAACTGCAAAATTTAATCTTCGAGGTCATAGTATGCGTCCTTTTCTACATGAAAATGATCAAATTATACTAATATCTATTGATTTACAAAAGTTAAAAAGGGGGCAGATTGCGTTAGCAAGATACCAAAACAATTATGTGCTACATCGTGTTGTACATATAAGAGAAAATACCGTATGGCTGGCTGGAGATGGCAATGTTGCGCAATTGGAAAAGATCCCAGTTGAAGATTTAATTGCAGGGATTCAAAAAGTCTATCGAGGAAAACAAGAAATTCATGTAACCTCTCGTTTTCAAGAGCTAAAAGGGTTAGTCTGGTATTATCTCAGACCAATACGTTATGTTGTTAAGAAATTGTTTGGAACAAAGCTATAA
- a CDS encoding acyltransferase family protein: protein MSFRWDIGALRAFAVIAVFLYHFKVPFFNGGFAGVDIFFVISGYLMTNIILKGFQNDNFSYLKFIQKRIVRIVPPLLLVGTFILLISSFLFFGKTLSQNAKYVAQSITFLSNIFYWLYQNYFDAGAQNNIFIHSWSLSVEWQFYMLYPVFLLLLKPLYLHKFDCFRWIFIGFTFLSCILCCVLTYSYNSFSFYMIPTRAWEMLLGGLAFLYAPIIQSKLNRYSNIIVNLSLVILFASIILLDESYIWPSVYSIIPTVATFLIISLNGKISWFKNPILQFLGNISYSLYLWHWPLYVIFKYFALTETVWVIVPMILSILLATLTYYIVEKNKSVNIKGVVFISSFVLALSVFLFKFPNNNIVENIRLFDPSYKAYFEYDQFNQFNSCNCFLTQGSNYTTYNQDKCLAIDNSKSNILLIGDSHSAQFSRSFRKQLTHNQHLLELSAGFAFPFINARGDEPSVKLLSYFYKKFIPQHYNKIDKIFISVHWLMKDYKKMNYSNEEIKEELIKMMDLFDHYKLDYNFIGQIETYTLSYNKIVLGGLVSSDIYPEKYLDNNAAEMNKFLMSFIPSQKYINVYGLKTIIKNDAKKHMPYMFDTNHVTEFGADQYITYIKKLGRF from the coding sequence ATGAGTTTCAGATGGGATATCGGCGCATTACGTGCTTTTGCCGTGATTGCAGTATTTTTATATCACTTTAAAGTTCCATTTTTCAATGGGGGCTTTGCTGGGGTAGATATTTTCTTTGTAATTTCAGGCTATTTAATGACCAATATTATTCTGAAAGGTTTTCAAAATGATAATTTTTCATATCTAAAGTTTATCCAGAAACGAATAGTGAGAATTGTACCTCCGTTATTGTTAGTAGGAACATTTATCTTGCTTATATCATCTTTTTTATTTTTTGGAAAAACTCTAAGCCAAAATGCAAAATATGTCGCACAAAGTATAACTTTTTTATCCAATATTTTTTACTGGTTATATCAGAATTATTTTGATGCAGGAGCACAAAATAATATTTTCATACATAGTTGGTCTTTATCTGTAGAATGGCAATTCTATATGTTATATCCTGTTTTTTTACTTTTATTAAAACCTTTATACCTACATAAATTCGATTGTTTCCGCTGGATTTTTATTGGCTTCACATTTTTATCATGTATTCTATGTTGTGTATTGACATATTCCTATAATTCTTTTAGTTTTTATATGATTCCAACACGTGCTTGGGAAATGTTATTAGGTGGGTTAGCATTCCTTTATGCACCCATCATACAATCTAAACTAAATAGGTATTCAAATATAATTGTTAATCTATCGCTTGTAATTTTGTTTGCTTCTATCATTTTGTTAGATGAATCATATATTTGGCCTTCCGTTTATTCCATAATTCCAACTGTAGCAACTTTTTTGATTATTTCCCTTAACGGTAAGATTTCTTGGTTTAAAAATCCAATTTTACAATTTCTTGGTAATATTTCGTATTCGTTATACTTATGGCATTGGCCCTTGTATGTCATTTTTAAATATTTTGCTCTGACAGAAACCGTTTGGGTTATTGTTCCTATGATATTGTCTATTCTATTAGCAACATTAACTTATTATATTGTTGAAAAAAATAAATCTGTTAATATCAAGGGAGTAGTCTTTATTTCTTCATTTGTACTCGCCTTATCTGTATTTCTATTTAAATTCCCAAATAATAATATAGTTGAGAATATCAGATTATTTGATCCTTCATATAAAGCTTATTTTGAATATGATCAATTTAATCAGTTCAATTCTTGCAACTGTTTTTTAACACAGGGATCAAATTATACTACTTATAATCAAGATAAATGTTTAGCAATTGACAATTCAAAAAGTAATATCTTACTAATAGGTGATAGTCATTCTGCACAATTTTCCAGATCATTCCGTAAACAGCTGACTCATAATCAACATTTATTAGAACTTTCTGCGGGATTTGCATTTCCTTTTATAAATGCTAGAGGAGATGAACCTTCTGTCAAACTGTTATCTTATTTTTATAAAAAGTTTATACCCCAGCATTATAATAAAATAGATAAAATTTTTATTTCTGTTCATTGGTTAATGAAAGATTATAAAAAAATGAATTATAGTAATGAGGAGATCAAAGAAGAGTTGATAAAGATGATGGATCTGTTTGATCATTATAAATTGGATTACAATTTTATTGGGCAAATTGAAACTTATACTTTAAGTTATAATAAGATTGTCTTAGGGGGGCTGGTTAGTAGTGATATCTATCCTGAAAAATATTTAGATAATAATGCTGCAGAAATGAATAAATTTTTGATGTCCTTCATTCCTTCACAGAAATACATTAATGTCTACGGACTAAAGACTATAATTAAGAATGATGCAAAAAAACATATGCCGTATATGTTTGATACGAATCATGTAACAGAATTTGGAGCGGATCAATATATAACATATATCAAAAAATTAGGTCGCTTTTAA
- a CDS encoding nucleotidyltransferase family protein — MLTARTTSAFFYLLQAGLWEEENTLSPVFPLNLQEWEFLYRQSMEQTVEGIIYDGLQRLPIHQQPPRDLLLKWLVRIEHIERRNTWMNMIIGQQVQFFANHQIDIVLLKGQGLAQYYPKPLHRICGDIDWYFPMEKMYDKANQLILDQGLNLSYTAGYSSNYIWNTCDVEHHQRLFDLHNPFCKNFLKKLEKKEQKNKTSKQINGVSLPIPAPLINVLQVNSHILKHLLSFGIGMRQLCDAAILYYALKKEINGMALQRIYRKLGIEKWVDQLHHVLVHYIGLPQEDLPYALSQQSADWMMEDILLSGNFGFHDERYRQAEEQNKGNRVQVKKRLWNRFTTYFPYAPIEAISFPIVQFLSRFSR, encoded by the coding sequence ATGTTGACTGCACGAACAACGTCTGCTTTTTTTTATCTTCTACAAGCTGGCTTGTGGGAAGAAGAAAATACGTTGTCTCCTGTTTTCCCGCTCAATTTGCAAGAATGGGAATTTCTTTATAGACAGTCCATGGAACAAACCGTAGAAGGCATTATATATGATGGGCTTCAACGATTACCTATTCATCAACAACCTCCACGAGATTTGTTGCTGAAATGGTTGGTACGTATCGAACATATCGAACGTCGTAATACCTGGATGAATATGATTATCGGCCAACAGGTTCAATTCTTTGCTAATCATCAGATTGATATCGTTTTATTAAAAGGACAGGGTTTGGCACAATATTATCCAAAACCGTTGCACCGTATATGTGGTGATATTGATTGGTATTTTCCTATGGAAAAGATGTATGACAAAGCAAATCAATTGATTTTGGATCAAGGATTGAATTTGTCCTATACAGCTGGCTATAGCAGCAACTATATATGGAATACATGTGATGTGGAACATCATCAACGTTTATTTGATCTACACAATCCTTTTTGCAAAAATTTTCTAAAAAAGCTTGAGAAGAAAGAACAGAAAAATAAGACCTCTAAACAGATCAATGGAGTATCATTACCAATCCCAGCGCCTCTTATTAATGTGTTACAAGTAAACAGTCATATCTTGAAACATCTTTTGTCATTCGGCATTGGTATGCGTCAGTTATGTGATGCAGCTATCCTTTATTATGCTTTAAAAAAAGAGATTAATGGTATGGCTCTTCAAAGAATTTATCGTAAATTAGGTATTGAAAAGTGGGTTGATCAACTGCATCATGTATTGGTTCATTATATCGGACTGCCACAAGAAGATCTACCTTATGCGTTATCGCAACAATCCGCGGATTGGATGATGGAAGATATTCTGCTGTCTGGTAACTTTGGTTTTCATGATGAGCGATATCGTCAAGCAGAAGAGCAAAACAAAGGCAATCGGGTACAGGTAAAGAAAAGATTATGGAATCGTTTTACAACCTATTTTCCCTATGCACCTATAGAAGCAATAAGTTTTCCTATTGTTCAATTTTTATCCAGATTTAGCCGTTAA